The sequence below is a genomic window from Mycobacterium heidelbergense.
TCGCCCCGTGCCGCCAGGAGGACCACGACGTCCTGGTCGACGTGATGGCCGGCGTCGAGGACATTCCCGGCGTCGTCATGACCGACGGGCTGCCCTGGACCTGGGAAACCTTCCCCGAATACCTGGACGCGCTGGACGCGGGCAAACGCGATATCGACGTGGCCGCCTACCTGCCGCATTCCCCGCTGCGGGTCTACGTGATGGGCCAGCGCGGCGCCAACCGGGAGCCGGCCACCGCCGGGGACCTCGCGAAGATGCGGGCGCTGGCCAAGGAGGCGATCGAGGCCGGGGCGCTGGGGTTCGCGTCGTCGCGGCTGATGATCCACAAGACCGAAAGTGGTTCGCCGATCCCGAGCTACGACGCCGCCCGCGAGGAGATCGAAGAGATCGCCCGGGGTGTCGTGGACGCCGGCGGCGGCCTGCTCCAGTTCGTCCCCGACATCCCGGCCGGCGGCTACCAGCCCGTGCTGCAGACGGTGTTCGACGTCGCCGAGGACGTCGGGCTGCCGGTCACCTTCACCCTGGTCGTCGCCAACGCCGGCGACCCGACGTGGCCGGACGCCATCACCATGATCGAGAAGGCCAATTCAAGGGCGGGCGCGGGCGATCCACGAATCACCGCGCAGCTGCTGCCGCGCCCGATCGGGCTGATCATCGGGCTGCAGCTGTCCGCCAACCCGTTCGTGCTCTATCCCAGCTACCGCGAGATCGCGCACCTGCCGCTGGCCGAGCGCGTCGCCGAGATGCGCAAGCCCGAGGTCCGGGCCCGCATCCTGGCCGACAAGCCCGGCCAGGGGCATCCGATCCTGTACGTGGCGCAGATGTGGGACTGGATCTTCCCGCTGGGTGAGCACCCCAATTACGAGCCGGACCCGGCGGACAGCATCGGGGCGCGCGCCCGGGCCAAGGGCGTGGACCCGATGGAGGAGGCCTACGACCGCCTGCTCGACGACGACGGGCGCGCCATGCTGCTGGTCGCGACCAGCAACCTGCAGGACAACTCGCTGGACACCGTCGGCGAACTGCTGCACCGCGACGACGTGGTGCTCGGACTCGGCGACGGGGGCGCGCACTACGGGATGATCTGCGACGCCAGCTACTCGACGTACTTCCTGGCGCACTGGGCGCGCGACCGGAAGACCGGGCGGTTCTCGGTGCCCGAAGCCGTTCGCGAACTCACGTCCGTGCCCGCGCGCGTCGCCGGACTGGGCGACCGCGGCCGCATCGCCGCCGGATACAAGGCCGACCTCAACGTCATCGACCACGCCGCGCTGCGCCTGCACAAGCCGGTGATCCGCCACGACCTTCCCGCCGGCGGGCGACGCCTGGACCAGACCGCCGACGGGTATGTCGCAACGATCGTGTCCGGCGAAATAATTGCCGAAAATGGCATTCCCACGCATGCGCGTCCCGGAAAGTTGGTCCGCGGCCGAAAGCCCATCCCTGTACCTGCTCAATAACGCCACGAAGGGCGGCCCGTCCCGGTTAAGTTGGGTTAGTGACAAGCCCGCATTTTGCGTGGTTGCCGCCAGAAATCAACTCGGCACTAATCTTCGCCGGCCCCGGAGCGGCGCCGCTGCTTGCTGCGGCCGCGGCGTGGG
It includes:
- a CDS encoding N-acyl-D-amino-acid deacylase family protein — its product is MTYDLLIRNGTIVDGLGGEPYVGDVAVRDGVIKKVAAVGHVNGEAAKREIDATGLLVTPGFVDLHTHYDGQSIWSERLTPSSAHGVTTVVMGNCGVGFAPCRQEDHDVLVDVMAGVEDIPGVVMTDGLPWTWETFPEYLDALDAGKRDIDVAAYLPHSPLRVYVMGQRGANREPATAGDLAKMRALAKEAIEAGALGFASSRLMIHKTESGSPIPSYDAAREEIEEIARGVVDAGGGLLQFVPDIPAGGYQPVLQTVFDVAEDVGLPVTFTLVVANAGDPTWPDAITMIEKANSRAGAGDPRITAQLLPRPIGLIIGLQLSANPFVLYPSYREIAHLPLAERVAEMRKPEVRARILADKPGQGHPILYVAQMWDWIFPLGEHPNYEPDPADSIGARARAKGVDPMEEAYDRLLDDDGRAMLLVATSNLQDNSLDTVGELLHRDDVVLGLGDGGAHYGMICDASYSTYFLAHWARDRKTGRFSVPEAVRELTSVPARVAGLGDRGRIAAGYKADLNVIDHAALRLHKPVIRHDLPAGGRRLDQTADGYVATIVSGEIIAENGIPTHARPGKLVRGRKPIPVPAQ